From a region of the Prevotella melaninogenica genome:
- a CDS encoding chromate transporter — MDKDNISSTPNTQHPSPKGFYWEAFKTFFKIGAFTLGGGYAMISIIQNEVVVKRKWIPEDQFVDLIAVAQSCPGVLAANISVFVGYKMRKTPGALVTCLGAILPSFLIILGIALFFHQFMDIPWVAAMFRGIRPAVVALIAVPTFTLAKSAKISLANCWIPIVTAIAIWLLGVNPVYVILAAGLGGFLYGKFIKPTE; from the coding sequence GTGGACAAAGATAACATTTCATCAACACCAAACACCCAACACCCATCACCCAAAGGATTCTATTGGGAAGCTTTTAAAACCTTCTTTAAGATTGGAGCCTTCACACTTGGCGGTGGTTATGCTATGATTTCAATTATCCAAAATGAAGTCGTGGTGAAGAGAAAGTGGATTCCAGAAGACCAGTTTGTTGACCTGATAGCTGTTGCACAAAGCTGCCCTGGTGTCCTTGCAGCAAACATCAGTGTGTTTGTAGGATATAAGATGCGAAAGACACCGGGTGCACTCGTCACTTGTTTAGGTGCAATCCTCCCCTCTTTCCTCATCATTCTTGGCATAGCACTCTTCTTCCATCAGTTCATGGACATCCCATGGGTAGCAGCAATGTTCCGTGGAATACGCCCTGCAGTGGTTGCATTGATAGCTGTACCAACCTTCACATTGGCTAAGAGTGCTAAAATATCATTGGCGAACTGTTGGATTCCTATTGTCACCGCCATCGCTATTTGGCTGTTAGGAGTCAATCCTGTTTACGTCATTCTTGCTGCAGGTTTGGGTGGATTCCTTTATGGGAAGTTTATTAAACCAACGGAGTGA
- a CDS encoding chromate transporter has protein sequence MIYLELFYTFFIIGLFGFGGGYGMLSLIQTETVVNHHWLSSAEFTNIVAVSQMTPGPIGINSATYCGYTAVHNAGLGAGMAVLGSLTATIALVLPSLIMMILISKMFLKYMNTPVVQSVFAGLRPVVVGLLAAATLLLCNADNFSAPSINPWQFWISLFLFAATFIGTMWMKINPIRMICYAAFAGLILLY, from the coding sequence ATGATATACTTAGAACTTTTCTATACATTCTTTATCATCGGACTCTTTGGATTCGGTGGAGGATATGGAATGTTATCATTGATACAAACAGAAACGGTTGTGAACCATCATTGGCTTAGCTCTGCAGAGTTTACAAACATCGTTGCTGTATCACAGATGACACCTGGTCCTATTGGTATCAACTCTGCTACTTATTGCGGTTATACAGCTGTACATAATGCAGGTCTTGGCGCAGGAATGGCAGTATTGGGTAGTCTCACCGCCACCATAGCCCTTGTGCTCCCTTCATTGATAATGATGATTCTTATCAGTAAGATGTTCCTCAAGTATATGAACACGCCTGTTGTACAGTCAGTCTTTGCAGGTCTACGCCCTGTTGTCGTGGGTCTATTAGCAGCTGCCACCTTATTATTATGCAATGCAGATAACTTCTCTGCACCAAGTATTAACCCTTGGCAGTTTTGGATTAGCTTGTTCCTCTTTGCTGCAACCTTTATTGGTACGATGTGGATGAAGATAAATCCTATCCGCATGATATGTTATGCTGCCTTTGCAGGACTGATACTGCTTTATTAA
- a CDS encoding carboxypeptidase-like regulatory domain-containing protein, producing the protein MKRFLLCIAALSFYVNLHAKVVITGQVTDETTSPIIGAVVKLVTQTTLITQTVTNNEGSFNLTMEESDGHKELIITYIGYADYRVSLENTQRNTDLGKIQLTPSTQELKGVEVVGKREIQKIDRRIITPSKLQLKASTNGVMLIQNMQLAGIRVNTIDNTITTTTGDAVQLRINGVIAKIEEVKALRPQDIVKVEYHDMPGLRFNGAAAVLDFIVKYKNKGGNINGDLTNGLSMLGYGENLLSANYHKGRSEIKSSFYWNRRDLKWKRENYEEYHHPHQTIENREIGEPTKVKFDNMSFSLWYNYSFKKSSISAIFRDYYNKESNSMEDRISTLYRGTDVYHITDFRHGHDNTPSLDLYFQTELAHNQHLYFDLIGTYINSHSQRTYTLSSTTQPTQTIASITDGNKYSIIGEGIYERMFKDSKLSFGLKHTQMYTNNTYDGNIQSQVNMNTAETFAYAEWMSKLGKLTYTLGLGGMRIYNHQHDKKLSKFILRPKLSLAYQPCNNVTLKYQGYVSAYAPSLSDMSNVSQDIDVYQFRKGNPNLKSVTFVSNELSLNWGTKWCDLSLFGRYSYDSHPIMEETYIDNGKFVRTIDNQKNFHRLHTQMDIRLHPFGDWLSLQLAPFFNRYISNGHTYAHTHSNWGLIGNLLAMYKRWVFTAEVQTRYHNLWGETLTKGEANHTISVGYNKDKWALNLIMALPFSKQYSNETDNLSRLAPNRQLAFSKSLRRILLLNFTFNLDYGKGKSSINKRISNSDNDSGIMYGR; encoded by the coding sequence ATGAAAAGATTTCTTCTGTGCATAGCAGCACTGAGTTTTTACGTTAACTTGCATGCAAAAGTTGTCATAACAGGGCAAGTTACTGACGAAACAACATCCCCAATCATTGGTGCCGTAGTCAAGTTGGTCACCCAAACAACGTTAATTACACAGACAGTAACCAACAATGAGGGTTCATTTAACCTTACAATGGAGGAGAGCGATGGGCACAAAGAACTCATCATAACCTATATTGGATATGCTGATTATCGTGTATCTCTGGAGAACACACAAAGGAATACCGACCTTGGAAAGATTCAACTGACTCCTTCCACACAAGAGTTAAAAGGTGTAGAAGTGGTTGGGAAGCGTGAAATACAGAAGATTGATCGGCGTATTATTACCCCTTCAAAACTCCAGCTAAAGGCTTCTACTAACGGAGTTATGCTCATACAGAACATGCAATTAGCTGGTATTCGGGTCAACACCATTGATAATACCATCACGACGACGACTGGAGATGCAGTCCAATTGCGCATTAATGGTGTCATAGCAAAGATAGAAGAAGTTAAAGCCCTACGCCCTCAAGACATTGTAAAGGTTGAATACCACGATATGCCCGGACTACGTTTTAATGGTGCAGCAGCCGTCCTCGACTTCATTGTGAAGTATAAGAATAAAGGTGGAAACATCAATGGTGACCTCACCAATGGACTATCGATGTTAGGCTATGGAGAAAACCTTTTGTCTGCCAACTATCACAAAGGTAGATCCGAGATAAAGTCTTCTTTCTATTGGAATAGGCGTGATTTGAAGTGGAAAAGAGAGAACTACGAGGAGTACCACCACCCTCATCAAACCATAGAGAATAGAGAGATTGGTGAGCCAACAAAGGTTAAGTTCGATAATATGAGCTTCTCTCTGTGGTACAACTATTCGTTTAAGAAGAGCAGTATTAGTGCTATCTTCCGTGATTATTACAATAAAGAATCTAACTCAATGGAGGATAGAATCAGTACGCTTTATCGTGGTACTGACGTCTACCACATCACCGACTTTAGGCATGGACACGATAACACGCCCTCGTTAGATTTGTATTTTCAAACCGAGCTTGCCCATAACCAGCACTTGTACTTCGACCTAATTGGCACTTATATCAATAGCCATAGCCAGCGTACATACACCTTATCATCAACCACACAACCTACTCAGACGATTGCTTCCATTACTGATGGTAACAAGTACTCCATAATAGGTGAGGGCATTTATGAGCGCATGTTCAAGGATAGCAAACTGTCATTTGGGTTGAAGCATACGCAGATGTACACTAATAACACGTATGATGGAAACATCCAAAGTCAGGTAAATATGAATACAGCGGAGACTTTCGCTTACGCTGAATGGATGTCAAAACTGGGCAAGCTAACCTATACCCTCGGGTTGGGAGGGATGCGTATTTACAACCATCAGCACGATAAGAAGTTATCGAAATTCATCCTTCGTCCGAAGCTCTCTCTCGCTTATCAACCTTGTAATAACGTAACTTTAAAATATCAAGGATACGTTTCGGCTTATGCTCCTTCACTATCCGACATGAGCAATGTGTCACAGGATATTGACGTATATCAGTTTAGAAAGGGTAATCCTAACCTAAAGTCTGTAACCTTCGTATCGAATGAGTTGTCCTTAAACTGGGGCACAAAATGGTGCGATCTATCGTTATTCGGAAGGTATAGTTACGATTCTCACCCTATCATGGAAGAGACTTATATTGACAACGGAAAGTTTGTTAGGACAATAGATAACCAAAAGAACTTCCACAGACTACATACCCAAATGGACATAAGATTGCATCCCTTTGGTGATTGGTTATCGTTACAACTTGCTCCATTCTTCAATCGGTACATCAGTAATGGGCATACTTATGCACATACACACTCGAACTGGGGACTGATTGGTAATCTACTCGCAATGTACAAACGATGGGTATTCACAGCCGAAGTGCAGACCAGATACCATAACTTATGGGGCGAGACACTTACCAAAGGAGAAGCGAATCACACCATATCAGTAGGTTATAACAAAGACAAATGGGCGTTAAATCTCATCATGGCATTACCTTTCTCTAAACAATACTCAAATGAGACGGATAACTTGTCACGCCTCGCTCCTAATCGGCAACTGGCTTTCTCAAAGAGTTTGAGACGAATACTTCTGCTTAACTTCACATTCAATTTGGATTATGGAAAAGGCAAATCAAGCATCAATAAACGTATTTCCAACTCTGATAATGATTCTGGTATCATGTATGGAAGATAA
- the rseP gene encoding RIP metalloprotease RseP, translated as METFLIRLLQFVLAISLLVLLHEGGHMFFAKLFGVRVEKFFVFFDVGIGKWKGKLFSWKPKKDDTEYGMGWLPLGGYCKISGMIDESFDTDQMKQEPQPWEFRTKPAWQRLLIMIGGVLVNFVLALFIYSMVMFVWGDSYFKVSDMSMGMRFNAEAKALGFKDHDVMLGTDQGAFREYANVNGDFFRQIAQAKRIDVLRNGKKHSITLPGDLDMLSMIKTRPLFAEPFIPAQVDSVLGDTPAAKAGIKAGDLIKSINGKPIETWSDMNYQTGVLSDVLAVKNSHKDSLSVRSVVLTVQHKGVEKLDTMKLMLTPDLKLGVLQSTLATYYKPVEEKYTFFESFPAGIKHGWNVLRGYVGNFRYLASADGAKSIGGFGAIGSLFPPFWDWYMFWSMTAFLSIMLAFMNILPIPALDGGHVVFLLYEMITRRKPSEKFMVRAEYVGITILILLMIFANLNDILRWLHIM; from the coding sequence ATGGAAACATTTCTGATCAGATTGCTCCAGTTTGTTCTGGCAATCTCTCTGCTTGTCCTGCTGCATGAAGGCGGACACATGTTCTTTGCGAAGCTTTTCGGTGTTCGCGTTGAGAAGTTCTTCGTATTCTTCGATGTGGGCATCGGTAAGTGGAAAGGTAAACTCTTCAGTTGGAAACCTAAGAAAGACGATACGGAATATGGTATGGGTTGGTTGCCACTTGGTGGCTACTGCAAGATTTCTGGTATGATTGATGAAAGCTTCGATACCGACCAGATGAAGCAGGAACCACAGCCATGGGAGTTTCGTACAAAGCCAGCTTGGCAACGTCTTTTGATTATGATAGGTGGTGTGTTGGTCAACTTTGTCCTCGCTCTCTTCATTTATTCAATGGTGATGTTCGTATGGGGAGACAGCTATTTCAAGGTGTCTGACATGAGTATGGGTATGCGTTTCAATGCTGAGGCTAAGGCTTTGGGTTTCAAAGACCACGATGTAATGTTGGGAACAGATCAAGGCGCATTCCGTGAGTATGCCAATGTGAATGGTGATTTCTTCCGTCAGATAGCACAGGCTAAGCGTATAGATGTTCTTCGTAATGGTAAGAAACATAGTATTACCCTGCCTGGTGATTTGGATATGCTCTCAATGATTAAGACACGTCCTTTGTTTGCAGAACCTTTCATTCCTGCACAGGTGGATAGCGTGTTGGGTGATACGCCAGCAGCGAAAGCAGGCATCAAGGCAGGCGATCTCATTAAGTCTATCAATGGGAAGCCTATTGAGACATGGTCAGATATGAACTATCAGACTGGTGTGTTGAGTGATGTCTTAGCGGTGAAGAATAGCCATAAAGATTCTCTTTCTGTTCGCTCTGTTGTATTGACAGTTCAGCATAAGGGCGTAGAAAAGTTGGATACAATGAAACTCATGTTGACACCAGACTTGAAGTTGGGCGTTCTGCAGTCTACATTGGCTACTTATTATAAGCCAGTAGAGGAGAAGTACACTTTCTTTGAGAGTTTCCCAGCAGGTATAAAGCATGGTTGGAACGTACTGCGTGGCTACGTTGGTAACTTCCGTTACCTTGCTTCAGCAGATGGTGCTAAGAGTATTGGCGGCTTTGGAGCTATCGGTAGTCTTTTCCCTCCATTCTGGGACTGGTATATGTTCTGGTCTATGACAGCCTTCTTGAGTATCATGCTTGCCTTCATGAACATTCTTCCTATCCCTGCTTTGGATGGTGGTCATGTGGTATTCCTTCTCTATGAGATGATTACTCGTCGTAAACCGTCAGAGAAATTCATGGTACGTGCGGAGTATGTAGGTATAACCATCCTAATCCTCCTTATGATATTTGCCAACCTTAACGATATACTTCGTTGGTTGCATATTATGTAA
- a CDS encoding 1-deoxy-D-xylulose-5-phosphate reductoisomerase → MKQQICILGSTGSIGTQALDVISQHSDLYEAYALTANHRWKELAEQARRFNPAAVVIADEAYYEPLKQELADMPDIKVYAGSKALEDIVESPSIDMVLTAMVGYSGLAPTIHAIKAKKKICLANKETLVVAGELILQLAQQYHVPILPVDSEHSAIFQSLVGEDANEIEKILLTCSGGPFRTFTHEQLKHVTAADALKHPTWDMGAKITIDSASLMNKGFEVIEAKWLFGVPADKIQVLVHPQSIVHSAVQFCDGGVKAQLGVPDMRLPIQYAFSFPQRLPLGGDRLDFFRQPLEFFEPDVEKFKCLAMAYEAINKGGNTPCIVNAANEIVNEGFRKGACSFLAMGDIIEKAMQTVAFDSNPDYDVYVQTDAEARRVALEIMNNK, encoded by the coding sequence ATGAAACAACAAATCTGTATATTAGGTTCAACAGGAAGCATTGGTACGCAAGCCCTTGATGTTATCAGTCAGCATTCAGACCTCTATGAGGCTTATGCACTCACTGCTAATCATCGTTGGAAGGAACTTGCTGAGCAGGCTCGTCGCTTTAATCCTGCTGCGGTTGTCATTGCTGATGAGGCTTACTACGAACCTTTGAAGCAAGAACTGGCTGATATGCCTGACATAAAGGTGTATGCTGGTAGTAAAGCCTTAGAAGACATCGTTGAGTCACCATCAATAGATATGGTACTCACGGCGATGGTTGGCTATTCGGGTCTTGCTCCAACAATCCACGCTATCAAAGCAAAGAAGAAGATATGTTTGGCAAACAAGGAGACACTTGTTGTAGCTGGTGAGTTGATTCTTCAGTTAGCTCAGCAGTATCATGTGCCTATCCTACCTGTAGACAGTGAGCATAGTGCTATCTTCCAGAGCTTAGTTGGTGAAGATGCGAACGAGATTGAGAAGATTCTTCTCACCTGTTCTGGTGGACCATTCCGTACCTTTACCCATGAACAGTTGAAGCATGTCACTGCAGCTGATGCGCTCAAACATCCAACATGGGATATGGGAGCAAAGATTACTATCGACTCTGCATCTTTGATGAACAAGGGTTTCGAGGTGATAGAAGCTAAGTGGCTCTTTGGTGTACCTGCTGATAAGATACAGGTGTTGGTTCATCCTCAGTCTATTGTTCACAGTGCGGTACAGTTCTGCGATGGTGGTGTGAAAGCACAGTTGGGTGTTCCAGATATGAGATTACCTATCCAATATGCCTTTTCGTTTCCACAGCGTTTGCCATTAGGGGGTGATAGGTTAGACTTTTTCCGTCAACCGTTGGAGTTCTTTGAGCCCGATGTAGAGAAGTTTAAGTGTTTAGCCATGGCATACGAAGCTATTAACAAAGGTGGCAATACGCCTTGTATCGTCAATGCTGCCAATGAGATTGTTAATGAAGGCTTCCGTAAGGGTGCTTGTAGTTTCTTGGCAATGGGCGATATCATTGAGAAGGCAATGCAAACAGTTGCTTTTGATAGCAATCCAGACTATGATGTATATGTGCAGACGGATGCTGAGGCACGCCGTGTAGCACTTGAGATTATGAATAATAAATAA
- the rimM gene encoding ribosome maturation factor RimM (Essential for efficient processing of 16S rRNA): MIKKEEVYKIGRIGKPHGVHGELQLQFSDDVFDVVDADYLILDIDGILVPFFIEEYRFRSDEIALMKFCDINSDAQARELTGCIVYFPRKLAEEGTDDVSWAQIVGYSLIDEATNNVIGKIVAVDETTVNTLFEVSTPEGEEILIPATDELIVATDIASQTITMRIPAGLLDL; the protein is encoded by the coding sequence ATGATAAAGAAGGAAGAAGTCTATAAGATTGGGCGCATCGGGAAGCCGCATGGCGTACACGGAGAGTTGCAGTTGCAGTTCTCCGATGACGTTTTTGATGTGGTAGATGCCGATTACCTAATATTGGACATCGACGGAATCCTTGTTCCTTTCTTTATAGAGGAATATCGGTTCCGTTCTGACGAGATAGCCCTGATGAAGTTCTGTGACATCAATAGCGATGCACAAGCACGCGAACTGACAGGATGTATTGTCTATTTCCCACGTAAGTTGGCTGAAGAAGGGACAGATGATGTGTCATGGGCGCAGATTGTCGGTTATTCCTTGATAGATGAAGCAACGAATAATGTGATTGGCAAGATTGTTGCTGTAGATGAAACAACAGTCAATACGCTCTTTGAGGTGAGTACACCTGAAGGCGAGGAAATACTCATTCCTGCCACTGACGAACTTATCGTTGCGACAGACATAGCGTCACAGACGATTACGATGCGGATTCCAGCAGGGCTACTTGACCTCTGA
- the murA gene encoding UDP-N-acetylglucosamine 1-carboxyvinyltransferase, with protein MESFIIEGGHRLSGTIAPQGAKNEALEVICATLLTSEEVIIRNVPDILDVNNLIKLLQDIGVKVKKLAPNEFSFQADEVNLDYLESSDFVKKCSSLRGSVLMIGPLLGRFGKATIAKPGGDKIGRRRLDTHFLGFKNLGAHFGRVEDRDVYEIQADKLVGTYMLLDEASITGTANIIMAAVLAEGTTTIYNAACEPYIQQLCKMLNAMGAKISGIASNLITIEGVKELHSADHRILPDMIEVGSFIGIAAMIGDGVRIKDVSVPNLGLILDTFHRLGVQIIVDNDDLIIPRQDHYVIDSFIDGTIMTISDAPWPGLTPDLISVLLVVATQAQGSVLFHQKMFESRLFFVDKLIDMGAQIILCDPHRAVVVGHDNAKKLRAGRMSSPDIRAGIALLIAALTAQGTSRIDNIVQIDRGYENIEGRLNALGAKIQRAEVC; from the coding sequence ATGGAATCCTTTATCATAGAAGGTGGACATCGGCTGAGTGGCACGATTGCTCCACAAGGTGCAAAGAATGAAGCCTTGGAGGTGATTTGCGCAACATTATTAACATCAGAAGAGGTTATCATACGTAATGTTCCTGATATCCTCGATGTGAACAATCTTATCAAGCTTTTACAGGATATTGGTGTAAAGGTTAAGAAGCTTGCTCCTAATGAGTTTTCTTTCCAAGCAGACGAGGTAAACCTCGATTATTTAGAGAGTAGCGACTTTGTGAAGAAGTGCTCTTCTCTGCGTGGAAGTGTCTTGATGATTGGTCCATTGTTGGGTCGTTTTGGTAAGGCTACTATTGCAAAACCAGGTGGTGACAAGATTGGTCGTCGTCGTTTGGATACCCACTTCCTTGGATTCAAGAATCTTGGTGCACACTTTGGGCGTGTTGAAGACCGTGACGTATATGAGATACAGGCTGATAAGCTTGTTGGTACTTATATGCTATTAGACGAGGCGTCTATTACGGGTACTGCGAATATCATTATGGCAGCAGTGTTGGCAGAAGGAACAACAACAATTTACAACGCAGCTTGTGAGCCTTATATCCAACAACTCTGTAAGATGCTTAATGCAATGGGTGCAAAGATTAGCGGTATTGCCAGTAACTTGATTACTATCGAGGGTGTGAAGGAATTGCATTCTGCTGACCATAGAATCCTGCCTGACATGATTGAGGTAGGCTCTTTCATTGGTATTGCTGCAATGATTGGTGATGGTGTTCGCATTAAGGATGTGTCCGTTCCTAACTTGGGATTGATACTCGACACCTTCCACCGTCTCGGTGTACAGATAATAGTAGATAATGACGACCTCATCATTCCACGTCAGGACCACTATGTGATAGACTCTTTCATTGATGGAACGATTATGACTATCAGTGATGCTCCATGGCCAGGATTGACTCCAGACCTTATCTCTGTGTTACTTGTTGTTGCTACACAGGCACAGGGTAGTGTACTTTTCCACCAGAAGATGTTTGAGAGTCGCTTGTTCTTCGTGGATAAACTCATTGATATGGGAGCACAGATAATCCTATGCGATCCTCATCGTGCCGTAGTTGTTGGTCACGATAATGCTAAGAAACTTCGTGCGGGTCGTATGTCAAGTCCTGATATTCGTGCGGGTATTGCACTGCTTATCGCAGCACTGACAGCACAGGGAACAAGTCGTATTGATAATATAGTACAAATTGACCGAGGATATGAGAATATCGAAGGACGCCTCAATGCTCTTGGTGCAAAGATTCAGCGAGCTGAGGTTTGTTAA
- a CDS encoding DUF4290 domain-containing protein yields MNIEGLDYNTQRERLILPQYGREIQNMVDYAIGLPTKEERQRCAETIISIMDRMNAQNRGNFDHMEKLWDHLALMANFELDIDYPCDVSEALKIATKPEPMSYPMSNIPVRHYGRLLFEAFEELKTMEPGARRDAFVRFVANQMKRSLMQWGHGTCDDEKIASDLARFTDGKIQLDLDIFKFEKINAREFAQPRNKKKK; encoded by the coding sequence ATGAATATAGAAGGATTAGATTATAACACACAGCGAGAACGACTCATACTGCCACAGTATGGGCGAGAGATACAAAACATGGTGGATTATGCCATTGGGCTTCCTACAAAGGAAGAGCGTCAGCGATGTGCGGAAACCATCATTTCCATTATGGATAGGATGAATGCCCAGAACCGTGGTAACTTTGACCACATGGAAAAGCTCTGGGATCATTTGGCATTGATGGCTAACTTTGAGTTGGATATTGACTATCCTTGCGATGTGTCAGAGGCTTTGAAGATAGCTACTAAGCCAGAACCAATGAGCTATCCCATGTCAAATATTCCAGTAAGGCATTATGGGCGATTACTCTTTGAAGCTTTTGAGGAATTGAAAACAATGGAGCCTGGGGCACGTCGTGATGCTTTCGTCCGATTTGTTGCTAATCAGATGAAACGTAGTCTGATGCAGTGGGGACATGGTACTTGTGATGATGAGAAGATAGCATCTGACCTTGCCCGCTTTACAGACGGTAAGATTCAGTTAGACCTTGATATATTCAAGTTTGAGAAAATTAATGCGAGAGAGTTTGCTCAGCCTCGTAATAAGAAGAAAAAATAA
- the tsaB gene encoding tRNA (adenosine(37)-N6)-threonylcarbamoyltransferase complex dimerization subunit type 1 TsaB gives MSCILNIDTSTNVCSVAVSQDGTCIFDKQDTLDPKHREKLGTFVDEALAFIDNNNLPLDAVAVSGGPGSYTGLRVGVSMAKGICYGRGVKLLAVPTLELLAVPVLLHHEEIEENALLVPMIDARRMEVYSAVYDRALKEVRGIQADVVDENTYKEYLDRGPVYFFGNGAEKCMETINHPNAHLIKGIDALAKNMFPLAEKRIAQEKFEDVAYFVPFYLKDFVAKQAKPLL, from the coding sequence ATGTCTTGTATATTAAATATTGATACGAGTACAAATGTGTGCTCTGTTGCAGTAAGTCAGGATGGAACTTGTATTTTCGATAAGCAAGATACGCTCGATCCTAAGCATAGAGAAAAGTTAGGAACATTTGTCGATGAGGCACTTGCCTTCATTGATAATAATAACTTGCCATTGGATGCAGTGGCTGTTAGTGGTGGCCCAGGCTCATATACTGGTCTGCGTGTCGGTGTTTCCATGGCAAAGGGAATCTGCTATGGTCGTGGAGTAAAGTTGTTGGCAGTACCTACCTTGGAACTGTTAGCTGTACCAGTATTGCTTCATCATGAGGAAATAGAGGAGAATGCACTTCTCGTTCCAATGATTGATGCGCGCCGTATGGAAGTTTATTCTGCTGTATATGATCGTGCTTTGAAAGAAGTACGTGGCATCCAGGCAGATGTAGTCGATGAGAATACCTACAAGGAATATCTTGATCGTGGTCCTGTTTACTTCTTTGGTAATGGTGCAGAGAAGTGTATGGAGACGATCAATCATCCGAATGCACACCTAATCAAGGGCATTGATGCTTTGGCTAAAAACATGTTCCCATTGGCAGAGAAGCGTATTGCACAAGAGAAGTTTGAGGATGTAGCTTACTTCGTTCCATTCTATCTCAAGGACTTTGTTGCTAAGCAGGCAAAGCCATTGCTGTAG
- a CDS encoding YicC/YloC family endoribonuclease, with protein sequence MILSMTGYGKAVVAYKEKKINVEVKSLNSKSLDLSARITPLYREKEMEIRRLLAQKLERGKVDFSLWVEKESTVDATPINAALIENYYKQIKAISESTGIPEPEDWFTTLLRLPDVTAKTEVEVLDEEEWLVAQQAINEAIEKLTEFRKQEGAALQKKFTEKIDNIANLLKSIEPFEKNRVPKIREKIIDGLKQIPEVDYDKNRLEQELIYYIEKLDINEEKQRLTNHLKYFHETMKESGHGVGKKLGFIAQEMGREINTTGSKSNQAEMQNIVVKMKDELEQIKEQVLNAL encoded by the coding sequence ATGATACTATCAATGACAGGCTATGGCAAAGCTGTTGTAGCCTACAAGGAAAAGAAAATCAATGTTGAGGTGAAATCACTTAATAGTAAGTCACTCGACCTCTCAGCACGCATCACACCCCTCTACAGAGAAAAGGAAATGGAAATCCGTCGTCTCCTTGCACAGAAGTTAGAGCGTGGTAAGGTTGACTTCTCCCTATGGGTTGAAAAGGAGTCAACTGTTGACGCCACTCCTATCAACGCGGCTCTGATAGAGAATTATTATAAACAAATTAAGGCAATCTCTGAGTCTACTGGCATCCCAGAGCCAGAGGATTGGTTTACTACACTTCTTCGTCTTCCTGACGTAACAGCAAAAACAGAAGTTGAGGTTTTAGATGAAGAAGAATGGTTAGTAGCACAGCAGGCTATCAATGAAGCTATTGAAAAGCTCACCGAATTCCGCAAACAGGAAGGAGCTGCTCTACAAAAGAAGTTTACAGAGAAGATTGACAATATCGCTAATCTTTTGAAGAGCATCGAACCTTTTGAAAAGAATCGTGTACCAAAGATTAGAGAAAAGATTATTGATGGTCTCAAACAGATTCCAGAGGTTGACTACGATAAGAACCGTCTTGAGCAGGAGCTGATTTACTATATTGAGAAACTTGACATCAACGAGGAGAAACAGCGACTGACAAACCACCTCAAATACTTCCATGAAACAATGAAAGAGAGTGGTCATGGTGTTGGCAAAAAACTCGGTTTCATCGCACAAGAAATGGGTCGTGAAATCAATACCACTGGCTCTAAGAGCAATCAAGCAGAGATGCAAAACATCGTTGTTAAGATGAAAGACGAGTTGGAGCAAATTAAGGAACAGGTTTTGAACGCGTTGTAA